One Glycine max cultivar Williams 82 chromosome 6, Glycine_max_v4.0, whole genome shotgun sequence DNA segment encodes these proteins:
- the LOC100817569 gene encoding serrate RNA effector molecule, with product MAEVINNMPPESLDQSPSSSAPPPPPPPPPASSSAPADDLPPPPLPPPPRRRDRRDDRDFDRHPNRSRDYYDRDRDFKRRRSPSPGYRDRRYSPPPPSRRSPPPYKRSRRGSPRGGGYGPDDRFGYDYSGGYERGAGGRTGYADEKSYGRLVHRSAGGYHNGISDVDNSRGYADLSSGGAQREGLMSYKQFIQELEDDVLPAEAERRYQEYKSEYISTQKRAYFNAHKDEEWLKDKYHPTNLLTVIERRNENARRLAKDFLLDLQSGTLDLNPGLNSTSSGKSGQASEPNSEEETDGKRRRHVRGPNKDNDFSAAPKAHPISSEPRRIQADIQQAQAVVRKLDREKGIEDNILCTSDHNKNDDKAHSGSVGPIVIIRGLTSVKGLEGVELLDTLITYLWRIHGVDYYGMVETNEAKGFRHVRPEGAGHEETSKSGSDWEKKLDSFWHGRLNGQDPLEVMTAKEKIDAAATDVLDPHVRKIRDEKYGWKYGCGAKGCTKLFHAAEFVHKHLKLKHPEIVMELTSKMREDLYFQNYMNDPDAPGGMPVMQQPQKDRPLKRRLGGLEGRLKDDRGNRRDQDRSDRMNGDRPDGSPSHERQMGNHDEAMYDAYGGPGVPAFTSDMPPPPVLMPVPGAGPLGPFVPAPPEVAMQMFREQGGPTSFDASGRKMRSGPHMGGPAPIIAVPPSFRPDPRRMRSYEDLDAPEDEVTVIDYRSL from the exons atGGCCGAAGTGATCAACAACATGCCTCCTGAATCCCTCGACCAATCTCCCTCCTCTTCCGCTCCTCCTCCACCTCCTCCTCCGCCACCCGCCTCTTCCTCCGCCCCCGCCGACGATCTCCCTCCGCCGCCTCTCCCTCCTCCGCCGCGCCGCCGGGACCGCAGGGACGACCGCGACTTTGACCGCCACCCTAACCGCAGCCGGGATTACTACGACCGCGACAGGGACTTCAAGCGCCGCCGCAGCCCTAGCCCCGGCTACCGTGACCGACGATACTCTCCTCCACCACCTTCGCGCCGGTCGCCTCCGCCGTACAAGCGATCCCGGAGAGGAAGCCCCCGCGGCGGGGGGTATGGACCCGATGATAG ATTTGGTTATGATTATTCTGGTGGCTATGAACGGGGAGCGGGTGGAAGGACTGGTTATGCAGATGAGAAATCTTATGGCAGGCTTGTACATCGATCTGCTGGGGGATATCATAATGGGATTTCTG ATGTGGATAATAGTCGTGGTTATGCAGATTTGTCAAGTGGAGGTGCACAAAG AGAGGGGTTGATGTCCTATAAACAATTCATTCAGGAGCTTGAAGATGATGTGCTGCCAGCTGAAGCTGAGCGTAG gtATCAAGAGTACAAATCAGAGTATATTTCTACACAAAAGCGGGCTTATTTTAATGCTCACAAGGATGAGGAGTg gttaaaagataaatatcacCCAACAAATTTACTAACAGTAATTGAAAG GAGGAATGAAAATGCTCGACGGCTTGCAAAGGATTTTTTGCTTGATTTGCAAAGTGGAACATTAGACCT AAATCCTGGTTTGAACTCCACTTCATCCGGTAAATCAGGGCAAGCCAGTGAACCTAATTCTGAGGAAGAAACAGATGGTAAACGAAGAAGACATGTTAGGGGACCTAATAAAGATAATGATTTCTCAGCTGCTCCAAAAGCTCACCCTATCAGTTCTGAACCTAGACGGATACAAGCAGATATTCAACAGGCTCAGGCTGTTGTTCGTAAGCTTGACAGGGAAAAGGGTATTGAAGATAATATTTTATGCACCAGTGACCATAATAAAAATGATGATAAGGCTCACAGTGGATCTGTGGGCCCCATAGTAATTATCCGTGGCTTAACATCTGTTAAGGGCTTAGAGGGTGTTGAGCTACTTGACACACTTATTACGTATCTTTGGCGGATACATGGTGTTGATTATTATGGTATGGTTGAGACTAATGAGGCCAAGGGTTTTAGGCATGTGAGGCCAGAAGGAGCAGGGCATGAAGAAACAAGTAAATCTGGTTCTGACTGGGAGAAGAAACTTGATTCATTTTGGCACGGAAGGTTGAATGGCCAGGATCCATTGGAAGTGATGACTGCCAAGGAGAAGATAGATGCTGCAGCAACTGATGTGTTGGATCCACATGTTAGGAAAATTAGGGATGAGAAATATGGGTGGAAGTATGGTTGTGGAGCTAAGGGCTGCACAAAGCTTTTTCATGCAGCTGAATTTgtgcacaaacatttgaagctAAAACACCCTGAGATTGTGATGGAACTAACATCCAAAATGCGCGAggatctttattttcaaaattacatgAA TGATCCTGATGCTCCTGGTGGAATGCCTGTCATGCAGCAACCTCAG AAGGATAGACCTCTAAAGCGAAGATTAGGAGGTTTAGAGGGCCGATTGAAGGATGACCGTGGTAACCGGCGAGACCAGGACAGAAGTGACAGAATGAATGGAGATAGGCCTGATGGTTCCCCATCCCATGAAAGGCAGATGGGAAACCATGATGAAGCAATGTATGATGCATATGGAGGGCCTGGTGTACCTGCATTTACCTCAGATATGCCCCCTCCACCAGTTTTGATGCCTGTACCTGGTGCTGG GCCTTTGGGACCCTTTGTCCCTGCTCCACCAGAAGTTGCAATGCAGATGTTCAGGGAGCAAGGAGGACCTACATCATTCGATGCCTCGGGAAGGAAGATGCGATCTGGTCCTCATATGGGTGGACCAGCACCTATAATTGCTGTTCCTCCATCCTTTAGACCTGATCCTCGACGGATGCGAAG TTATGAAGATCTAGATGCCCCAGAAGACGAAGTCACTGTGATAGACTATAGGAGCTTGTAG